Proteins encoded by one window of Homo sapiens chromosome 10, GRCh38.p14 Primary Assembly:
- the ZMYND11 gene encoding zinc finger MYND domain-containing protein 11 isoform s (isoform s is encoded by transcript variant 37) codes for MGTYLRFIVSRMKERAIDLNKKGKDNKHPMYRRLVHSAVDVPTIQEKVNEGKYRSYEEFKADAQLLLHNTVIFYGADSEQADIARMLYKDTCHELDELQLCKNCFYLSNARPDNWFCYPCIPNHELVWAKMKGFGFWPAKVMQKEDNQVDVRFFGHHHQRAWIPSENIQDITVNIHRLHVKRSMGWKKACDELELHQRFLREGRFWKSKNEDRGEEEAESSISSTSNEQLKVTQEPRAKKGRRNQSVEPKKEEPEPETEAVSSSQEIPTMPQPIEKVSVSTQTKKLSASSPRMLHRSTQTTNDGVCQSMCHDKYTKIFNDFKDRMKSDHKRETERVVREALEKLRSEMEEEKRQAVNKAVANMQGEMDRKCKQVKEKCKEEFVEEIKKLATQHKQLISQTKKKQWCYNCEEEAMYHCCWNTSYCSIKCQQEHWHAEHKRTCRRKR; via the exons ATGGGCACATACCTCAGATTCATTGTCTCCCGCATGAAGGAGAGG GCTATAGATCTTAATAAAAAGGGGAAGGACAATAAACACCCGATGTACAGGAGGCTGGTGCACTCAGCTGTGGACGTTCCCACCATTCAAGAG AAAGTGAATGAAGGGAAATACCGAAGTTATGAAGAGTTCAAAGCTGATGCCCAATTGCTTCTCCACAATACCGTGATTTTCTATGGAg CAGACAGTGAGCAAGCTGACATTGCGAGGATGCTATATAAAGACACATGTCATGAG ctggATGAACTGCAGCTTTGCAAGAATTGCTTTTACTTGTCAAATGCTCGTCCTGACAACTGGTTCTGTTATCCTTGT ATACCTAATCATGAGCTGGTTTGGGCTAAAATGAAAGGTTTTGGGTTTTGGCCAGCCAAAGTCATGCAGAAAGAAGACAATCAAGTCGACGTTCGCTTCTTTGGCCACCACCACCAGAG GGCCTGGATTCCTTCTGAAAACATTCAAGATATCACAGTCAACATTCATCGGCTGCACGTGAAGCGCAGTATGGGTTGGAAAAAGGCCTGTGATGAGCTGGAGCTGCATCAGCGTTTCCTACGAGAAGGGAGATTTTGGAAATCTAAGAATGAGGACCGAGGTGAGGAAGAGGCAGAATCCAGTATCTCCTCCACCAGTAATGAGCAG CTAAAGGTCACTCAAGAACCAAGAGCAAAGAAAGGACGACGTAATCAAAGTGTGGAGCCCAAAAAGGAA GAACCAGAGCCTGAAACAGAAGCAGTAAGTTCTAGCCAGGAAATACCCACGATGCCTCAGCCCATCGAAAAAGTCTCCGTGTCAACTCAGACAAAGAAGTTAAGTGCCTCTTCACCAAGAATGCTGCATCGGAGCACCCAGACCACAAACGACGGCGTGTGTCAGAGCATGTGCCATGACAAATACACCAAGATCTTCAATGACTTCAAAGACCGGATGAAGTCGGACCACAAGCGGGAGACAGAGCGTGTTGTCCGAGAAGCTCTGGAGAAG CTGCGTTctgaaatggaagaagaaaagagacaagctGTAAATAAAGCTGTAGCCAACATGCAGGGTGAGATGGACAGAAAATGTAAGCAAGTAAAGGAAAAGTGTAAGGAAGAATTTGTAGAAGAAATCAAGAAGCTGGCAACACAGCACAAGCAACTGATTTCTCAGACCAAGAAGAAGCAGTGG TGCTACAACTGTGAGGAGGAGGCCATGTACCACTGCTGCTGGAACACATCCTACTGCTCCATCAAGTGCCAGCAGGAGCACTGGCACGCGGAGCACAAGCGCACCTGCCGCCGGAAAAGATGA